One genomic segment of Brachyhypopomus gauderio isolate BG-103 chromosome 19, BGAUD_0.2, whole genome shotgun sequence includes these proteins:
- the olfm3b gene encoding noelin-3 translates to MRALFVVLKPLFLLALFAYSPSASIRLREGWQVYSSAQDADGRCVCTVVAPQQNLCSRDAKSRQLRQLWEKIQNMSQSIEVLNLRTQRDFQYIMKMESQIKGLRSKLRQMESNRRALLTKNFQELKGKIDDLQPLMPVLEQYKTDAKLISQFQEEIRQLSVVLTDIQEEMGAYDYEELQQRVVSLEGRLRNCMSRLTCGKLMKITGPNTIKTSGTRFGAWMTDPQASPKNNKVWYMDSYTNNKIVREYKSMSDFVAGVESRTYSLPFHWAGTNHVVYNGSLYYNKYQSNIVVRYSFESGRVVTQRALESAGFHNVYPYTWGGFSDIDLMADELGLWAVYATNQNAGNIVISQLEPLTLQVMTSWNTEYSKRNAGESFMICGTLYITNSHLTGAKVYYSYNTKTSTYEYTDIPIHNQYFHMSMLDYNARDRALYGWNNGHQVLFNVTLFHVIKTNDDS, encoded by the exons ATGCGGGCGCTGTTCGTGGTGCTGAAACCTCTGTTTCTCCTCGCGCTCTTCGCCTACTCCCCTTCCGCG agcatcagGCTGAGAGAGGGCTGGCAGGTGTACAGTTCCGCCCAGGATGCAGATGGCCGATGTGTGTGCACAGTTGTGGCACCTCAGCAGAACTTGTGCTCCAGAGATGCCAAGAGCCGACAGCTCCGTCAGCTCTGGGAGAAG ATTCAGAACATGTCACAGTCGATAGAGGTCCTGAATCTGCGCACTCAGAGAGACTTCCAGTACATCATGAAAATGGAGAGTCAAATCAAAGGGCTGCGATCAAAGCTCAGGCAAATGGAGTCTAACCGCAGAGCACTGCTGACAAAAAACTTTCAG GAGCTGAAGGGGAAGATCGATGACCTGCAGCCCCTCATGCCCGTGCTGGAGCAGTACAAGACGGACGCCAAACTCATCTCCCAGTTCCAGGAGGAGATCCGGCagctgtccgtggtgctgaCGGACATCCAGGAGGAGATGGGGGCGTATGACTATGAGGAGCTGCAGCAGAGGGTCGTTAGTCTGGAGGGACGATTGAGGAACTGCATGAGCAGACTCA CCTGTGGGAAGTTAATGAAGATCACAGGTCCCAACACCATAAAGACCTCAGGCACCAGGTTTGGAGCCTGGATGACTGACCCTCAGGCTTCACCCAAAAACAATAAG GTGTGGTACATGGACAGCTACACCAACAACAAGATTGTGCGTGAGTATAAATCGATGAGTGACTTCGTAGCTGGCGTGGAGTCCCGCACGTACAGTTTGCCCTTCCACTGGGCGGGCACCAACCACGTGGTGTACAACGGCTCCCTGTACTACAACAAGTACCAGAGCAACATCGTTGTGAGGTACAGCTTCGAGAGCGGCCGGGTGGTGACCCAACGCGCGCTGGAGTCAGCCGGCTTCCACAACGTCTACCCGTATACGTGGGGCGGCTTCTCCGACATCGACCTGATGGCCGACGAGCTGGGCCTGTGGGCGGTCTACGCCACCAATCAGAACGCGGGGAACATCGTGATCAGCCAGCTGGAGCCGCTGACCCTGCAGGTGATGACCTCATGGAACACGGAGTACTCCAAGCGCAACGCCGGAGAGTCCTTCATGATCTGCGGCACGCTCTACATCACCAACTCCCACCTGACCGGAGCCAAGGTCTACTACTCCTACAACACCAAGACCTCCACCTACGAGTACACGGACATCCCCATCCACAACCAGTACTTTCACATGTCCATGCTGGACTACAACGCCAGGGACCGGGCGCTGTACGGCTGGAACAACGGCCACCAGGTGCTGTTCAACGTCACGCTGTTCCACGTTATCAAAACAAACGACGATTCTtaa